From the genome of Anopheles moucheti chromosome 3, idAnoMoucSN_F20_07, whole genome shotgun sequence, one region includes:
- the LOC128303996 gene encoding sugar transporter SWEET1 isoform X2 — MDAILSKGSLASLATVATVLQFLTGTVICNRYIRKKSTGDTSAFPFISGFLSCFMWLKYGVLTEESTLILVNFIGSALFFSYAVVFFIFCVNKREVIRQMMLISCIILSATFYTMFESDVEKSIRIIGLLCCCLAVLFFASPLTTLAHVIRTQNTDSLPFPIIVASFFVCFLWTAYGVMIGDRFIQVPNLLGGILAGIQLTLYVIYPKKKASASGPRYSPLVSENPIL; from the exons ATGGATGCAATACTGTCCAAAGGAAGCCTGGCCTCCCTGGCCACGGTTGCGACGGTTTTACAGTTTCTCACTGGAAC TGTGATATGTAATCGATACATAAGAAAGAAGTCAACGGGAGATACATCAGCCTTTCCTTTCATATCCGGGTTTTTGTC ATGCTTCATGTGGCTGAAGTATGGTGTACTAACCGAGGAAAGTACCTTGATACTGGTAAACTTTATCGGATCCGCACTGTTCTTCTCGTACGCCGTAgtatttttcatcttttgcGTCAACAAGCGGGAAGTCATTCGACAGATGATGCTTATATCCTGCATCATACTGAGCGCCACCTTTTACACCATGTTTGAGTCGGACGTTGAGAAATCAATACGTATTATCG GTCTTCTGTGTTGCTGTTTGGCGGTGTTGTTCTTTGCCTCACCACTCACAACGCTGGCGCATGTAATACGTACGCAAAATACGGACAGTCTTCCTTTTCCAATAATTGTCGCATcatttttcgtgtgcttcctaTGGACCGCCTACGGGGTAATGATTGGTGATCGTTTTATACAG GTTCCAAATCTTCTCGGTGGTATATTGGCCGGAATTCAATTGACACTGTATGTGATATACCCGAAAAAGAAAGCTTCCGCTAGTGGACCACGGTATTCCCCACTGGTATCAGAAAACCCGAttttgtag
- the LOC128303996 gene encoding sugar transporter SWEET1 isoform X1: MDAILSKGSLASLATVATVLQFLTGTVICNRYIRKKSTGDTSAFPFISGFLSCFMWLKYGVLTEESTLILVNFIGSALFFSYAVVFFIFCVNKREVIRQMMLISCIILSATFYTMFESDVEKSIRIIGKRQPLANLWRESTNYFISSFVSRVGLLCCCLAVLFFASPLTTLAHVIRTQNTDSLPFPIIVASFFVCFLWTAYGVMIGDRFIQVPNLLGGILAGIQLTLYVIYPKKKASASGPRYSPLVSENPIL; the protein is encoded by the exons ATGGATGCAATACTGTCCAAAGGAAGCCTGGCCTCCCTGGCCACGGTTGCGACGGTTTTACAGTTTCTCACTGGAAC TGTGATATGTAATCGATACATAAGAAAGAAGTCAACGGGAGATACATCAGCCTTTCCTTTCATATCCGGGTTTTTGTC ATGCTTCATGTGGCTGAAGTATGGTGTACTAACCGAGGAAAGTACCTTGATACTGGTAAACTTTATCGGATCCGCACTGTTCTTCTCGTACGCCGTAgtatttttcatcttttgcGTCAACAAGCGGGAAGTCATTCGACAGATGATGCTTATATCCTGCATCATACTGAGCGCCACCTTTTACACCATGTTTGAGTCGGACGTTGAGAAATCAATACGTATTATCGGTAAGAGGCAACCGCTGGCGAACCTTTGGAGAGAATCaacaaattatttcatttcgtcGTTTGTCTCTCGCGTAGGTCTTCTGTGTTGCTGTTTGGCGGTGTTGTTCTTTGCCTCACCACTCACAACGCTGGCGCATGTAATACGTACGCAAAATACGGACAGTCTTCCTTTTCCAATAATTGTCGCATcatttttcgtgtgcttcctaTGGACCGCCTACGGGGTAATGATTGGTGATCGTTTTATACAG GTTCCAAATCTTCTCGGTGGTATATTGGCCGGAATTCAATTGACACTGTATGTGATATACCCGAAAAAGAAAGCTTCCGCTAGTGGACCACGGTATTCCCCACTGGTATCAGAAAACCCGAttttgtag
- the LOC128302309 gene encoding solute carrier family 2, facilitated glucose transporter member 1-like: MDPSDHEEASVLYSPGREPKIVPHINANVRKETRWTFWLLTTGISTTFGAAVPTGYNIGVINAPANFIKSWCNDTIYETYGTVFSEGNLETFWSAVVSIFLIGGVIGSLGGAWVADRLGRKRSFLLCGFLLFFGGVCFQFCQTLSSVELLMIGRFVVGLAAGLTTSTVPMYLTELAPLGLRGALGVFCSMGVTGGVVVGQIMSLEEIFGTDDHWQFALSFYVILVVMFFVPYPWLPESPKYLFVIRRRHDEAVYELKRVAGSKVRDEYVREQIEVMRRECTPESDEEACGDGSSATAKPKERSIWSVLRDPMLLLPLVLVCALQGGQQLSGINAVFFYSVSIFESVGLSSTDAKFANLGAGCLNLFVAFFSPILMAKFNRRFLALTSCAMCAIFLFCLTFIVFFIDDVEWFSYASIVAILLYILFYQIGLGPIPYFIGSELFEVGPRPAAMAMGSLASWGCNFIVAMLFTTLQSAWGAFVFLPFACTCVALTVLLKIYLPETRGKHISQIVPLVAKGFSSKPLLVP; this comes from the exons ATGGATCCGTCCGATCACGAGGAGGCGAGCGTTCTCTACAGTCCCGGAAGGGAGCCCAAAATTGTACCGCACATAAACGCCAACGTGCGCAAG gAAACCAGATGGACGTTTTGGTTGCTCACTACCGGTATATCGACCACGTTTGGTGCAGCTGTACCGACGGGCTACAACATAGGCGTTATCAATGCACCGGCCAAT TTCATCAAAAGCTGGTGCAATGATACTATTTACGAAACGTACGGTACCGTATTTTCTGAGGGCAATCTGGAAACGTTCTGGTCGGCTGTCGTATCGATCTTCCTGATCGGAGGTGTCATTGGATCGCTCGGTGGTGCGTGGGTTGCTGACAGGCTAGGAAG GAAGCGGTCCTTTCTATTATGTGGCTTTCTGCTTTTCTTCGGCGGTGTTTGCTTCCAGTTCTGCCAAACGCTGAGCTCCGTGGAGCTGCTTATGATCGGACGCTTCGTCGTCGGGCTAGCCGCAGGACTCACCACCAGCACGGTTCCAATGTATCTTACCGAGTTGGCCCCGCTAGGACTGCGTGGTGCGCTCGGTGTATTCTGCTCGATGGGCGTCACTGGCGGTGTGGTGGTTGGGCAAATTATGAGCCTGGAGGAGATATTCGGCACCGACGATCACTGGCAGTTTGCGCTCAGCTTCTACGTCATACTCGTGGTCATGTTTTTCGTCCCATATCCCTGGCTGCCGGAAAGTCCCAAGTATCTGTTCGTCATTCGACGGCGCCATGACGAGGCTGTGTATGAGCTGAAGCGCGTTGCTGGTAGCAAAGTTCGGGACGAGTATGTACGCGAGCAGATCGAAGTGATGCGCCGAGAGTGCACACCGGAGAGCGATGAGGAAGCGTGCGGCGATGGCAGTAGTGCAACGGCAAAGCCAAAGGAACGCTCCATCTGGTCGGTGCTCAGAGATCCAATGCTGTTGCTACCGCTGGTTCTTGTCTGTGCCTTGCAGGGCGGTCAACAGTTGTCCGGAATCAATGCG GTATTTTTCTACTCTGTATCGATCTTTGAGTCCGTTGGCTTAAGCTCGACCGATGCCAAGTTTGCGAACCTGGGCGCCGGCTGTCTCAATCTGTTCGTGGCGTTCTTCAGCCCCATCCTGATGGCCAAGTTTAACCGGCGCTTCCTGGCCCTTACATCCTGTGCGATGTGTGCAATATTTTTATTCTGCCTCACGTTCATCGTGTTCTTTATT GACGACGTGGAATGGTTTTCTTACGCAAGCATCGTCGCCATCTTGTTGTACATTCTTTTCTACCAAATTGGTCTTGGACCCATCCCTTACTTTATCGGTTCCG AACTGTTCGAGGTAGGGCCTCGACCCGCAGCCATGGCCATGGGCAGCTTGGCATCGTGGGGATGCAACTTCATCGTGGCAATGCTGTTCACCACGCTACAAAGTGCCTGGGGAGCGTTCGTATTCCTGCCGTTTGCGTGTACGTGCGTGGCACTGACCGTTCTACTGAAGATCTATCTACCCGAGACGCGCGGTAAACACATTTCGCAGATTGTGCCACTCGTCGCTAAAGGCTTCAGCTCTAAACCGCTACTAGTGCCTTAA
- the LOC128301091 gene encoding solute carrier family 2, facilitated glucose transporter member 3-like isoform X2, which produces MDLTLPESGWTYRLVALGAITTLGASIPVGYGIGVINAPSEYIKHWSNETIFRQYDHQLSESALRAFIAAVISIALIGGVIGSLQGAYLADKYGRKRSFLCCAILLTAGALCFLFCRAASSVELLLLGRLLVGLASGLTTGVIPMYLAEVSPIKLRGAMGVLCPLGLTTGVVIGQITSLEQVLGTEKHWHYALGCYAVFNLFCYAFYFWIPESPKYLYSVKGDQAGSLRAIRKLFGRHSIGDDYIKLQMECANGPSATATNGQSFDDGQAQASRSICSVLRDPTLTLPLVLVCALQGGQQLSGINAVFFYSVSIFESVGLSSNAAKFANLGVGCLNLFVSLFGPLLMARYNRRALSILSCSCCAINLFILTLSIHFNERVEWFSYVCIGSILLYIITYQFGLGPIPFFIGSELFELGPRPTAMALGSLSSWGCNFIVGMAFPTLQSVWGAFVFLPFSITCVLLTVLVKFYLPETRGKEVTDVAQKVAQGFRSKVTD; this is translated from the exons ATGGACCTTACATTGCCG GAATCAGGATGGACGTACCGTTTGGTGGCGTTAGGTGCCATCACTACCCTTGGGGCATCCATACCTGTTGGGTATGGCATAGGCGTCATAAATGCACCGTCCGAGTACATCAAACATTGGAGCAATGAGACGATTTTTCGGCAGTACGACCACCAGCTCTCGGAGAGTGCGCTGCGTGCGTTCATTGCGGCGGTCATTTCGATAGCATTGATTGGCGGCGTCATTGGATCACTTCAGGGTGCTTATCTAGCGGATAAATATGGAAG AAAAAGATCATTCCTCTGCTGTGCGATACTGCTTACGGCTGGAGCATTATGCTTTCTCTTCTGTCGTGCCGCTTCTTCAGTGGAGTTGTTGCTCCTCGGCAGACTTCTCGTCGGACTGGCATCAGGACTGACTACCGGTGTTATTCCAATGTATCTGGCGGAGGTATCACCGATCAAACTACGCGGTGCAATGGGAGTTCTGTGCCCTTTAGGTCTAACGACTGGTGTCGTTATTGGACAGATCACGAGCCTGGAGCAAGTGCTCGGTACCGAGAAGCATTGGCACTATGCGCTCGGTTGTTACGCGGTGTTTAATCTGTTTTGTTATGCATTTTACTTTTGGATCCCCGAAAGCCCCAAATATCTGTACAGTGTGAAAGGCGATCAAGCGGGATCGTTGCGCGCTATAAGAAAGCTATTCGGGCGCCATTCTATCGGGGATGATTACATCAAGCTGCAGATGGAGTGCGCTAATGGGCCGAGCGCTACCGCAACCAATGGACAGTCATTCGATGATGGTCAAGCACAAGCTAGCCGATcgatttgttctgttttgcgAGATCCCACGCTAACGCTACCGTTAGTGCTGGTGTGTGCACTACAAGGAGGGCAACAACTTTCGGGAATTAATGCC GTGTTTTTCTACTCGGTGTCAATATTTGAATCGGTTGGCTTAAGCTCCAATGCTGCAAAGTTCGCCAATCTCGGTGTAGGATGCTTAAATCTGTTCGTGTCGTTATTTGGACCCTTGCTGATGGCACGGTACAATAGGCGCGCTCTATCCATACTCTCATGTTCTTGCTGTGCAATCAATCTCTTCATTCTTACTTTATCAATACACTTCAAT GAACGGGTCGAATGGTTTTCGTACGTTTGCATCGGATCCATTTTACTCTACATAATTACCTACCAATTCGGTCTGGGCCCCATACCTTTCTTCATTGGATCAG AACTCTTTGAGCTTGGACCTCGACCGACGGCAATGGCGCTGGGCAGTCTCTCCTCGTGGGGATGCAATTTCATTGTTGGAATGGCTTTTCCAACCCTCCAAAGTGTATGGGGTGCCTTCGTATTTCTACCATTTTCCATAACGTGCGTACTATTGACGGTGTTGGTTAAATTTTATCTCCCCGAGACACGCGGAAAAGAAGTAACGGACGTCGCGCAAAAGGTGGCTCAAGGATTTCGTTCCAAAGTAACAGATTAA
- the LOC128301091 gene encoding solute carrier family 2, facilitated glucose transporter member 3-like isoform X1 — protein sequence MELKLPDTGFTWGLCWFGVLVNLSVSVASGYQVSSINAPAKLIQSWLRTVFVDRYGVHLTDSALQILWSVVVSAVLVGGIVTSHFSGIIATRYGRKRSFLCCAILLTAGALCFLFCRAASSVELLLLGRLLVGLASGLTTGVIPMYLAEVSPIKLRGAMGVLCPLGLTTGVVIGQITSLEQVLGTEKHWHYALGCYAVFNLFCYAFYFWIPESPKYLYSVKGDQAGSLRAIRKLFGRHSIGDDYIKLQMECANGPSATATNGQSFDDGQAQASRSICSVLRDPTLTLPLVLVCALQGGQQLSGINAVFFYSVSIFESVGLSSNAAKFANLGVGCLNLFVSLFGPLLMARYNRRALSILSCSCCAINLFILTLSIHFNERVEWFSYVCIGSILLYIITYQFGLGPIPFFIGSELFELGPRPTAMALGSLSSWGCNFIVGMAFPTLQSVWGAFVFLPFSITCVLLTVLVKFYLPETRGKEVTDVAQKVAQGFRSKVTD from the exons ATGGAGCTGAAACTTCCT GACACTGGATTCACGTGGGGTCTGTGTTGGTTTGGTGTCCTAGTGAATCTGTCCGTATCCGTTGCTTCCGGATATCAAGTGAGCTCTATCAATGCGCCAGCAAAA CTGATCCAATCCTGGCTCCGTACCGTGTTCGTCGATCGTTATGGAGTGCATCTTACAGATAGTGCGTTACAAATTCTGTGGTCTGTAGTAGTGTCCGCAGTATTAGTTGGTGGAATCGTAACATCCCATTTCAGTGGTATCATTGCCACCCGCTATGGCAG AAAAAGATCATTCCTCTGCTGTGCGATACTGCTTACGGCTGGAGCATTATGCTTTCTCTTCTGTCGTGCCGCTTCTTCAGTGGAGTTGTTGCTCCTCGGCAGACTTCTCGTCGGACTGGCATCAGGACTGACTACCGGTGTTATTCCAATGTATCTGGCGGAGGTATCACCGATCAAACTACGCGGTGCAATGGGAGTTCTGTGCCCTTTAGGTCTAACGACTGGTGTCGTTATTGGACAGATCACGAGCCTGGAGCAAGTGCTCGGTACCGAGAAGCATTGGCACTATGCGCTCGGTTGTTACGCGGTGTTTAATCTGTTTTGTTATGCATTTTACTTTTGGATCCCCGAAAGCCCCAAATATCTGTACAGTGTGAAAGGCGATCAAGCGGGATCGTTGCGCGCTATAAGAAAGCTATTCGGGCGCCATTCTATCGGGGATGATTACATCAAGCTGCAGATGGAGTGCGCTAATGGGCCGAGCGCTACCGCAACCAATGGACAGTCATTCGATGATGGTCAAGCACAAGCTAGCCGATcgatttgttctgttttgcgAGATCCCACGCTAACGCTACCGTTAGTGCTGGTGTGTGCACTACAAGGAGGGCAACAACTTTCGGGAATTAATGCC GTGTTTTTCTACTCGGTGTCAATATTTGAATCGGTTGGCTTAAGCTCCAATGCTGCAAAGTTCGCCAATCTCGGTGTAGGATGCTTAAATCTGTTCGTGTCGTTATTTGGACCCTTGCTGATGGCACGGTACAATAGGCGCGCTCTATCCATACTCTCATGTTCTTGCTGTGCAATCAATCTCTTCATTCTTACTTTATCAATACACTTCAAT GAACGGGTCGAATGGTTTTCGTACGTTTGCATCGGATCCATTTTACTCTACATAATTACCTACCAATTCGGTCTGGGCCCCATACCTTTCTTCATTGGATCAG AACTCTTTGAGCTTGGACCTCGACCGACGGCAATGGCGCTGGGCAGTCTCTCCTCGTGGGGATGCAATTTCATTGTTGGAATGGCTTTTCCAACCCTCCAAAGTGTATGGGGTGCCTTCGTATTTCTACCATTTTCCATAACGTGCGTACTATTGACGGTGTTGGTTAAATTTTATCTCCCCGAGACACGCGGAAAAGAAGTAACGGACGTCGCGCAAAAGGTGGCTCAAGGATTTCGTTCCAAAGTAACAGATTAA
- the LOC128301092 gene encoding LOW QUALITY PROTEIN: solute carrier family 25 member 35-like (The sequence of the model RefSeq protein was modified relative to this genomic sequence to represent the inferred CDS: deleted 1 base in 1 codon), with protein MDGTDFLLGGIGSMGATLITNPLEVVKTRMQLQGELAAKGTYHKPYRSVVDAFITVAKKDGYAALQKGLAPSLCFQFILNSCRLGIYNTANEHGLTKQRNGHQSILKSAFWGATGGFVGSALASPFFMLRTHLQSQAKAEIAVGGAVGGTVMAITMTPPDVIATRLYNQGVDAKGKGIYYNGVVDCFIKILKSEGVGGLYKGFWPHYMRIGPHATLVLLFFDELKSMRRKYYEAK; from the exons ATGGACGGGACGGATTTCTTGCTCGGAGGAATTGGTTCCATGGGAGCCACGCTGATAACGAATCCGCTTGAG GTCGTTAAGACGAGAATGCAACTGCAGGGCGAGTTGGCAGCGAAGGGAACGTACCACAAACCTTACCGCAGCGTGGTCGATGCGTTTATTACGGTTGCTAAAAAGGATGGGTATGCAGCGTTACAAAAAGGACTAGCCCCGTCGCTTTGCTTCCAGTTCATTCTTAACTCATGCAG ATTAGGCATATACAATACGGCCAACGAGCATGGACTGACGAAACAGAGGAACGGCCACCAATCGATTCTAAAGAGTGCCTTCTGGGGTGCAACTGGAGGATTCGTGGGATCGGCTTTAGCAAGCCCGTTCTTTATG TTACGCACCCATCTGCAATCGCAAGCTAAGGCAGAAATAGCGGTCGGT GGTGCAGTGGGAGGGACGGTAATGGCCATCACGATGACTCCACCGGACGTTATAGCTACGAGACTTTACAACCAAGGAGTGGATGCCAAGGGTAAGGGCATCTACTATAATGGTGTAGTGGATTGTTTCATTAAAATCCTGAAATCGGAAGGAGTCGGTGGCCTTTACAAAGGCTTTTGGCCACATTATATGCGGATCGGTCCGCACGCAACGTTGGTATTACTGTTTTTCGATGAATTGAAGTCGATGCGCAGAAAATATTATGAGGCTAAATAG
- the LOC128302385 gene encoding uncharacterized protein LOC128302385 — translation MVQYSIIVLLAAICGAYGAGYEQRDFIRDGICYERSSALFSHIGSLLDPKRQIRILSDFTTGAMFEQSWNSSSFKRYSECKFTIQATDGNGVYVTIRKMNMRRDAKGNCIDVVSVKQSNDKKVRFCFSPKDVPRSFSDPYYVKITVKLDYSTPLPTVDDMLYLQIVATQKKECTGNKALELKCEPYVSNSCIHRSFVHDGTVNCPNCRDEASCEQEPVEINVVNHMNEKIVLTGIVSLLTTAFIFGACFLCLYKSRQWVPRCSSSSNSSISNGTRDNVPRSSRAHHGRGNVVAGVHSVELRGSSNDLRPTAPEEKDLPPSYDALFPTTAVASSTSAGPTTVSTATSPTIPKASMEDLA, via the exons ATGGTGCAATATTCGATAATTGTCCTGTTGGCGGCCATCTGCGGCGCTTACGGAGCTGGATACGAGCAGC GAGATTTCATCCGCGATGGAATTTGCTACGAGCGCAGCAGTGCATTATTTTCACACATCGGCTCATTGCTGGATCCCAAACGGCAAATAAGAATCTTATCCGACTTTACTACTGGTGCGATGTTTGAGCAGAGCTGGAACTCGTCTTCCTTTAAGCGCTACAGCGAATGTAAGTTCACGATACAGGCAACGGATGGCAACGGAGTGTACGTAACCATTCGCAAGATGAACATGCGACGTGACGCAAAAGGAAACTGCATAGATGTTGTATCGGTGAAGCAGAGCAACGACAAAAAGGTACGCTTCTGCTTCTCGCCAAAGGACGTGCCAAGAAGCTTTTCCGATCCATACTACGTAAAGATCACGGTCAAGCTGGACTACTCGACACCGCTACCGACCGTGGACGATATGCTTTACCTACAGATAGTTGCAACGCAGAAAAAAGAGTGCACGGGCAACAAGGCTCTCGAGCTAAAGTGTGAACCGTATGTTTCCAACTCGTGCATACACCGATCATTCGTCCACGACGGCACAGTCAACTGTCCGAACTGTCGTGACGAAGCGAGCTGCGAGCAGGAGCCGGTGGAGATAAACGTCGTGAACCACATGAATGAGAAAATAGTACTCACCGGAATTGTGTCCCTGCTCACGACGGCCTTCATTTTTGGCGCCTGTTTCCTGTGCCTTTACAAGAGCAGACAGTGGGTACcaaggtgcagcagcagcagcaacagcagcattaGCAATGGCACCAGGGATAATGTGCCTCGGTCGAGCCGGGCACACCACGGACGGGGCAATGTAGTTGCCGGTGTACATTCGGTGGAGCTGCGGGGCTCGTCGAACGATCTGCGACCGACCGCACCGGAGGAAAAGGATCTACCGCCCAGCTACGATGCTCTGTTTCCTACCACCGCAGTTGCCTCCAGCACTTCCGCTGGGCCCACGACGGTCTCGACAGCGACCTCGCCCACCATACCGAAGGCCAGCATGGAGGATTTGGCGTAG
- the LOC128303582 gene encoding uncharacterized protein LOC128303582: MAKGNHNQLASYVMFALFVVGKVQGVPNIVPGTAGPEQVPERVNGTPIETGLEDVVTTGEGNSPVDTTTESTRTTTHDRVLFTDTPVMDAITIVWYLATFIALISFFLVMACADRNRCGTRKPATEELQPPPTPAPSYRLFAPPSYDTLEFEKDNDSIYIIPYDTRSDSDHHQRNAAEGLATNLEHIFEPPSLRRQPSSHSVRISDISDEGDDVPTAIIAVRSVSVRSSDATDERDVTAL, translated from the exons ATGGCTAAAGGAAATCACAATCAACTAGCGAGTTACGTAATGTTCG CACTTTTCGTGGTCGGAAAGGTGCAAGGCGTGCCGAACATAGTGCCAGGAACGGCGGGACCAGAGCAAGTCCCGGAACGGGTCAATGGAACACCGATTGAAACGGGCCTAGAGGACGTTGTTACCACCGGAGAAGGCAACTCCCCAGTAG ATACTACTACTGAAAGCACAAGAACGACGACACATGATCGCGTTCTGTTCACCGATACACCTGTCATGGACGCTATTACCATCGTCTGGTACCTGGCCACGTTCATTGCTCTGATATCGTTTTTCCTGGTTATGGCCTGTGCCGATCGCAACCGCTGTGGGACTCGCAAACCCGCCACGGAAGAGTTACAGCCACCGCCAACACCGGCACCGTCCTACCGGTTGTTCGCACCGCCCAGCTACGATACGCTCGAGTTCGAGAAGGATAACGACAGCATCTACATTATTCCGTACGATACTCGCAGCGACAGTGACCATCATCAGCGGAATGCCGCGGAGGGCCTGGCAACCAACCTGGAACACATCTTCGAACCTCCATCATTACGGCGGCAACCGTCCAGTCATTCCGTTCGTATCAGTGATATTAGCGACGAGGGTGATGATGTACCAACGGCGATTATTGCAGTGAGGAGTGTTTCGGTTCGAAGTAGTGACGCCACCGACGAGCGAGACGTCACCGCACTCTGA